A window of the Lactuca sativa cultivar Salinas chromosome 7, Lsat_Salinas_v11, whole genome shotgun sequence genome harbors these coding sequences:
- the LOC111884954 gene encoding putative cyclin-B3-1 isoform X1, protein MVAVKGLNTFKSRVSGELETRKSVIGGVRSFKVYTENEKVKVHSRDHVAAETTRKSMPVKAETSQIQATCLKGALNKLDKIHGKNINSTQGKVARKVLGDISNSQGNLQKNEAFNGSKSGKVKMEKVAYLQRASIATKSRNASSLSGKLSMGTRVGSQSEAVEGRVTQGRVGTKDSKVFDVNTRTRLQSKEAVGYVTRESTRNYRPPQRKSFPVLKHVEKTDTCDIKKGNLGNKAKNKDKFGFSVKPKVGTTVVPQVSNGRDHRLKNRVSDGSINMVSEDRSTGNTKRLSRRSMKPTVKTTIGIPKVSRRTTVFTKPTSSTLVLFKKKEETSATCVLSKKNEETSNPTANNGKSRRRKSYTSLLIEGSKMLKDLASVTKEEILPSIYDDRNQLEVSEYVDEIYQHYWVTEAHHQSLKNYMEIQTDITPQMRGILINWLIEVHLKFDLMQETLYLMVTLLDYYLSVVNIKKNEMQLVGLTSLLLASKYEDFWHPKVMELISISAELYTRDQMLKMETTILHKLNFRLNLPTPYVFMLRFLRAAHGSKEFENLAFFLIELSLVEYDALHFKPSLLCASAIYVARCTLHLAPPWTPLLSKHSHYQEHQIRDCAEMILRFHQSARKAVLKVTFDKYMSDHNYKVASIRPLNRLPSS, encoded by the exons ATGGTAGCTGTTAAG GGTTTAAACACATTCAAGAGTAGGGTTTCTGGAGAACTCGAGACCAGGAAGAGTG TAATAGGTGGAGTCAGAAGCTTCAAGGTGTATACAGAAAATGAAAAGGTTAAGGTTCATAGCCGGGATCATGTTGCTGCTGAAACTAC AAGGAAGTCTATGCCAGTCAAAGCCGAAACGAGTCAAATTCAAGCCACTTGTCTAAAG GGCGCTCTTAACAAATTGGACAAGATTCATGGAAAAAACATTAACTCTA CTCAAGGTAAAGTAGCAAGAAAAGTGCTGGGAGATATCAGCAATTCTCAGGGTAATCTTCAAAAGAATGAAGCTTTTAATGGCTCCAAATCTGG AAAAGTTAAAATGGAAAAGGTGGCATATTTACAACG GGCTTCAATTGCTACAAAATCAAGGAATGCGAGTTCTTTATCAGGCAAACTTTCAATG GGAACACGTGTTGGAAGCCAGAGTGAAGCTGTTGAAGGTCGTGTTACACAGGGTAGAG TTGGCACCAAGGATTCAAAGGTCTTTGATGTTAATACAAGAACAAGGCTACAAAGTAAAGAAGCTGTTGGTTATGTTACAAG GGAATCTACTAGGAACTATCGCCCACCACAAAG GAAATCTTTTCCAGTTCTAAAGCATGTTGAGAAGACAGATACATGTGACATCaagaaa GGAAACTTGGGAAATAAAGCAAAGAACAAGGATAAATTTGGATTCTCTG TTAAACCTAAAGTGGGGACAACAGTTGTACCACAAGTAAGCAATGGTAGGGACCACCGTTTGAAGAATAGAGTTAGTGATGGATCTATAAATAT ggTGTCAGAAGATCGGTCAACAGGGAATACGAAGAGATTATCTAGGAGGTCAATGAAG CCAACAGTGAAAACTACAATTGGCATTCCTAAAGTATCAAGAAGGACCACTGTTTTTACCAAACCAACATCTTCAACTCTTGTTTTATTCAAGAAAAAGGAAGAAACATCCGCAACTTGTGTTTTATCAAAGAAAAATGAGGAAACATCAAATCCAACTGCTAATAATGGGAAATCTAGACGTCGAAAATCATACACATCTTTGCTAATCGAAGGATCAAAG ATGCTAAAGGATCTTGCCAGTGTCACCAAGGAGGAGATTTTGCCAAGTATATATGATGATCGCAATCAACTTGAAGTTTCTGAATATGTTGATGAGATTTATCAGCATTATTGGGTTACCGAA gcacatcaTCAGTCACTGAAGAATTACATGGAGATCCAAACAGACATCACGCCTCAAATGCGGGGGATTCTCATAAATTGGCTCATAGAA GTACATTTGAAATTTGATTTGATGCAAGAGACACTTTATTTGATGGTGACACTGTTAGACTATTATTTGTCCGTTGTTAATATTAAGAAAAATGAAATGCAATTAGTTGGTCTCACATCACTCTTGTTAGCATCCAAATATGAAGATTTTTGGCATCCAAag gttatggaattaattagcaTCTCAGCAGAGTTATACACGAGAGATCAAATGCTCAAAATG gAGACAACAATTTTACATAAGCTCAACTTTCGTCTTAATTTGCCTACACCGTATGTTTTCATGCTGAGATTTCTTAGAGCTGCTCATGGAAGCAAAGAG tttgaaAACCTAGCATTCTTCCTGATCGAGCTATCTTTGGTGGAATATGATGCTTTACATTTCAAGCCATCATTGCTATGTGCATCAGCTATTTATGTTGCTAGATGTACTCTCCATTTGGCCCCACCATGGACCCCACTTCTATCCAAGCATTCTCACTATCAAGAACATCAAATTAG aGATTGTGCGGAAATGATCTTGAGATTTCACCAAAGTGCAAGAAAAGCCGTGCTAAAAGTTACATTTGACAAATACATGAGCGATCATAACTACAAAGTTGCAAGTATCAGACCTCTCAACAGGCttccatcttcttga
- the LOC111884954 gene encoding putative cyclin-B3-1 isoform X2, with product MVAVKGLNTFKSRVSGELETRKSVIGGVRSFKVYTENEKVKVHSRDHVAAETTKSMPVKAETSQIQATCLKGALNKLDKIHGKNINSTQGKVARKVLGDISNSQGNLQKNEAFNGSKSGKVKMEKVAYLQRASIATKSRNASSLSGKLSMGTRVGSQSEAVEGRVTQGRVGTKDSKVFDVNTRTRLQSKEAVGYVTRESTRNYRPPQRKSFPVLKHVEKTDTCDIKKGNLGNKAKNKDKFGFSVKPKVGTTVVPQVSNGRDHRLKNRVSDGSINMVSEDRSTGNTKRLSRRSMKPTVKTTIGIPKVSRRTTVFTKPTSSTLVLFKKKEETSATCVLSKKNEETSNPTANNGKSRRRKSYTSLLIEGSKMLKDLASVTKEEILPSIYDDRNQLEVSEYVDEIYQHYWVTEAHHQSLKNYMEIQTDITPQMRGILINWLIEVHLKFDLMQETLYLMVTLLDYYLSVVNIKKNEMQLVGLTSLLLASKYEDFWHPKVMELISISAELYTRDQMLKMETTILHKLNFRLNLPTPYVFMLRFLRAAHGSKEFENLAFFLIELSLVEYDALHFKPSLLCASAIYVARCTLHLAPPWTPLLSKHSHYQEHQIRDCAEMILRFHQSARKAVLKVTFDKYMSDHNYKVASIRPLNRLPSS from the exons ATGGTAGCTGTTAAG GGTTTAAACACATTCAAGAGTAGGGTTTCTGGAGAACTCGAGACCAGGAAGAGTG TAATAGGTGGAGTCAGAAGCTTCAAGGTGTATACAGAAAATGAAAAGGTTAAGGTTCATAGCCGGGATCATGTTGCTGCTGAAACTAC GAAGTCTATGCCAGTCAAAGCCGAAACGAGTCAAATTCAAGCCACTTGTCTAAAG GGCGCTCTTAACAAATTGGACAAGATTCATGGAAAAAACATTAACTCTA CTCAAGGTAAAGTAGCAAGAAAAGTGCTGGGAGATATCAGCAATTCTCAGGGTAATCTTCAAAAGAATGAAGCTTTTAATGGCTCCAAATCTGG AAAAGTTAAAATGGAAAAGGTGGCATATTTACAACG GGCTTCAATTGCTACAAAATCAAGGAATGCGAGTTCTTTATCAGGCAAACTTTCAATG GGAACACGTGTTGGAAGCCAGAGTGAAGCTGTTGAAGGTCGTGTTACACAGGGTAGAG TTGGCACCAAGGATTCAAAGGTCTTTGATGTTAATACAAGAACAAGGCTACAAAGTAAAGAAGCTGTTGGTTATGTTACAAG GGAATCTACTAGGAACTATCGCCCACCACAAAG GAAATCTTTTCCAGTTCTAAAGCATGTTGAGAAGACAGATACATGTGACATCaagaaa GGAAACTTGGGAAATAAAGCAAAGAACAAGGATAAATTTGGATTCTCTG TTAAACCTAAAGTGGGGACAACAGTTGTACCACAAGTAAGCAATGGTAGGGACCACCGTTTGAAGAATAGAGTTAGTGATGGATCTATAAATAT ggTGTCAGAAGATCGGTCAACAGGGAATACGAAGAGATTATCTAGGAGGTCAATGAAG CCAACAGTGAAAACTACAATTGGCATTCCTAAAGTATCAAGAAGGACCACTGTTTTTACCAAACCAACATCTTCAACTCTTGTTTTATTCAAGAAAAAGGAAGAAACATCCGCAACTTGTGTTTTATCAAAGAAAAATGAGGAAACATCAAATCCAACTGCTAATAATGGGAAATCTAGACGTCGAAAATCATACACATCTTTGCTAATCGAAGGATCAAAG ATGCTAAAGGATCTTGCCAGTGTCACCAAGGAGGAGATTTTGCCAAGTATATATGATGATCGCAATCAACTTGAAGTTTCTGAATATGTTGATGAGATTTATCAGCATTATTGGGTTACCGAA gcacatcaTCAGTCACTGAAGAATTACATGGAGATCCAAACAGACATCACGCCTCAAATGCGGGGGATTCTCATAAATTGGCTCATAGAA GTACATTTGAAATTTGATTTGATGCAAGAGACACTTTATTTGATGGTGACACTGTTAGACTATTATTTGTCCGTTGTTAATATTAAGAAAAATGAAATGCAATTAGTTGGTCTCACATCACTCTTGTTAGCATCCAAATATGAAGATTTTTGGCATCCAAag gttatggaattaattagcaTCTCAGCAGAGTTATACACGAGAGATCAAATGCTCAAAATG gAGACAACAATTTTACATAAGCTCAACTTTCGTCTTAATTTGCCTACACCGTATGTTTTCATGCTGAGATTTCTTAGAGCTGCTCATGGAAGCAAAGAG tttgaaAACCTAGCATTCTTCCTGATCGAGCTATCTTTGGTGGAATATGATGCTTTACATTTCAAGCCATCATTGCTATGTGCATCAGCTATTTATGTTGCTAGATGTACTCTCCATTTGGCCCCACCATGGACCCCACTTCTATCCAAGCATTCTCACTATCAAGAACATCAAATTAG aGATTGTGCGGAAATGATCTTGAGATTTCACCAAAGTGCAAGAAAAGCCGTGCTAAAAGTTACATTTGACAAATACATGAGCGATCATAACTACAAAGTTGCAAGTATCAGACCTCTCAACAGGCttccatcttcttga
- the LOC111884955 gene encoding uncharacterized protein LOC111884955, which produces MAFTVIPNLSPPTFTRLHLHQSSQKPPSSSSSHSATHHNYNGVSVQSSVETPPVRVRVTPPSDPRQDFYVNLGLAVRTLRHDLPLLFSTDLNYEIYRDDITFVDPLNKFTGIENYKLIFRALRFHGRILFKDISLEIFRVWQPSENLILIRWNLKGTPRVPWEAKGEFQGTSRYKLDRNGKIYEHKVDNLAFNFPKQLKPATSVLDFVSVCPPATPNPTFSWATTTLDSTYSSSSWLDFYRAVKNTLDPSYTYDYDYSGLLDYQLVATCL; this is translated from the exons ATGGCTTTCACAGTAATCCCCAATCTATCTCCTCCAACTTTCACTCGTCTCCATCTTCATCAATCCTCACAGAAACctccatcttcatcttcatcgcaTTCCGCAACTCACCACAACTATAACGGAGTCAGTGTACAATCCTCCGTCGAAACGCCGCCGGTTCGTGTAAGGGTTACTCCCCCGAGCGATCCTCGACAAGATTTCTACGTTAATCTCGGCTTAGCTGTTCGAACTCTCCGCCATGACTTGCCTCTCCTCTTCTCTACAGATCTCAATTACGAAATCTACAG AGACGATATCACCTTCGTTGATCCTCTGAACAAGTTCACCGGAATCGAAAACTACAAGCTCATCTTCCGTGCATTACGTTTTCACGGCCGTATCCTATTCAAAGACATCTCCTTggagatttttagggtttggcaGCCATCGGAGAACCTAATTCTGATCCGATGGAACCTCAAAGGAACCCCTCGTGTCCCATGGGAAGCTAAAGGCGAGTTCCAAGGTACCTCCCGTTACAAACTGGATCGAAATGGCAAAATCTACGAGCATAAAGTCGATAATCTGGCTTTCAATTTTCCTAAACAGCTAAAACCAGCTACATCTGTTCTTGATTTTGTCTCTGTTTGTCCTCCTGCTACACCTAACCCTACATTCTCATGGGCTACTACTACCCTAGATTCTACCTATTCATCTTCTTCATGGCTAGACTTCTATCGTGCAGTTAAGAACACATTGGATCCTAGCTATACCTATGATTATGATTATTCCGGTTTGCTAGATTACCAGCTAGTAGCCACTTGTTTATAG
- the LOC111884971 gene encoding metal tolerance protein 10 isoform X2 translates to MEENSDQTSDWKMNFTEHRSPSAVDANDSRSWRLDINQFRLPETSAADNQSSTLSRLLLPTLRRKRRVKAYYKKQESLCEGFNEMETITKSGSLPGALTEDEMTNLAKSERMAIYVSNVANLILFIAKLYASIQSRSLAVIASTLDSFLDLLSGFILWFTSNAMRNPNRYRYPIGKNRMQPVGIIVFASVMATLGFQILLESAREIIAETHPSKNHDNEEWVIGIMVSVTIVKFMLMMYCRRFENAIVRAYAQDHFFDVITNSIGLAATVLAVRYYWWIDPVGAIIIALYTINTWTKTVIENVRSLIGRTAPPEFLSKLIYLVWNHHEEIKHIDTVRAYTFGGYYFVEVDIVLPQDMILIEAHNIGEMLQEKLEQLAEVERAFVHIDFEFTHAPEHKGKA, encoded by the exons ATGGAGGAGAATTCCGATCAGACTAGCGATTGGAAGATGAATTTCACAGAGCACCGATCACCTTCGGCCGTTGATGCAAATGATTCTCGTTCCTGGAGACTCGACATCAATCAATTCCGGCTGCCGGAAACTTCCGCTGCTGATAATCAATCTTCAACTCTCAGCCGCCTGCTCCTCCCTACTCTAA GAAGGAAGAGAAGAGTAAAAGCATATTACAAGAAGCAAGAAAGCCTCTGTGAAGGATTCAATGAAATGGAAACAATCACAAAATCAGGTTCTTTACCCGGAGCCCTAACCGAG GATGAAATGACGAATCTGGCTAAAAGTGAGAGAATGGCGATCTATGTATCCAACGTAGCTAACTTGATTCTTTTCATTGCTAAACTCTACGCCTCCATTCAAAGCAGATCGTTAGCTGTTATCGCATCAACTCTAGATTCGTTTCTCGATCTCTTATCTGGATTTATTCTATGGTTCACATCAAACGccatgagaaaccctaatcgttaTCGGTATCCAATTGGGAAGAATCGGATGCAACCTGTT GGCATTATCGTTTTCGCATCAGTAATGGCAACTCTTGGCTTCCAAATACTTCTAGAATCTGCGAGAGAAATCATTGCCGAG ACTCACCCTAGCAAGAACCATGATAACGAAGAATGGGTAATTGGAATCATGGTTTCTGTGACAATCGTGAAATTTATGCTGATGATGTATTGTCGAAGATTTGAAAACGCAATAGTGAGAGCATATGCTCAAGATCATTTCTTCGATGTCATCACTAATTCCATTGGATTAGCAGCAACTGTGTTAGCCGTACGTTACTATTGGTGGATTGACCCTGTTGGCGCTATAATT ATAGCATTGTACACGATAAATACATGGACAAAGACTGTGATAGAGAACGTACGGTCATTAATTGGGAGAACAGCTCCACCAGAATTCTTATCAAAATTGATATATTTGGTATGGAACCACCATGAAGAAATAAAACACATTGATACAGTTAGAGCCTACACATTCGGGGGTTATTACTTTGTGGAGGTAGACATAGTGTTGCCACAAGATATGATTCTCATCGAGGCACATAATATTGGTGAAATGTTACAAGAAAAACTAGAGCAATTGGCGGAAGTTGAACGAGCTTTTGTTCATATCGATTTTGAATTCACTCACGCACCTGAACATAAGGGAAAggcttga
- the LOC111884971 gene encoding metal tolerance protein 9 isoform X1, which yields MEENSDQTSDWKMNFTEHRSPSAVDANDSRSWRLDINQFRLPETSAADNQSSTLSRLLLPTLRRKRRVKAYYKKQESLCEGFNEMETITKSGSLPGALTEVSIVLKLLFPPNMKHYAIFTLFCFQDEMTNLAKSERMAIYVSNVANLILFIAKLYASIQSRSLAVIASTLDSFLDLLSGFILWFTSNAMRNPNRYRYPIGKNRMQPVGIIVFASVMATLGFQILLESAREIIAETHPSKNHDNEEWVIGIMVSVTIVKFMLMMYCRRFENAIVRAYAQDHFFDVITNSIGLAATVLAVRYYWWIDPVGAIIIALYTINTWTKTVIENVRSLIGRTAPPEFLSKLIYLVWNHHEEIKHIDTVRAYTFGGYYFVEVDIVLPQDMILIEAHNIGEMLQEKLEQLAEVERAFVHIDFEFTHAPEHKGKA from the exons ATGGAGGAGAATTCCGATCAGACTAGCGATTGGAAGATGAATTTCACAGAGCACCGATCACCTTCGGCCGTTGATGCAAATGATTCTCGTTCCTGGAGACTCGACATCAATCAATTCCGGCTGCCGGAAACTTCCGCTGCTGATAATCAATCTTCAACTCTCAGCCGCCTGCTCCTCCCTACTCTAA GAAGGAAGAGAAGAGTAAAAGCATATTACAAGAAGCAAGAAAGCCTCTGTGAAGGATTCAATGAAATGGAAACAATCACAAAATCAGGTTCTTTACCCGGAGCCCTAACCGAGGTTAGTATAGTACTGAAGCTTCTTTTCCCGCCAAATATGAAACATTACGCGATTTTCACTCTGTTTTGTTTTCAGGATGAAATGACGAATCTGGCTAAAAGTGAGAGAATGGCGATCTATGTATCCAACGTAGCTAACTTGATTCTTTTCATTGCTAAACTCTACGCCTCCATTCAAAGCAGATCGTTAGCTGTTATCGCATCAACTCTAGATTCGTTTCTCGATCTCTTATCTGGATTTATTCTATGGTTCACATCAAACGccatgagaaaccctaatcgttaTCGGTATCCAATTGGGAAGAATCGGATGCAACCTGTT GGCATTATCGTTTTCGCATCAGTAATGGCAACTCTTGGCTTCCAAATACTTCTAGAATCTGCGAGAGAAATCATTGCCGAG ACTCACCCTAGCAAGAACCATGATAACGAAGAATGGGTAATTGGAATCATGGTTTCTGTGACAATCGTGAAATTTATGCTGATGATGTATTGTCGAAGATTTGAAAACGCAATAGTGAGAGCATATGCTCAAGATCATTTCTTCGATGTCATCACTAATTCCATTGGATTAGCAGCAACTGTGTTAGCCGTACGTTACTATTGGTGGATTGACCCTGTTGGCGCTATAATT ATAGCATTGTACACGATAAATACATGGACAAAGACTGTGATAGAGAACGTACGGTCATTAATTGGGAGAACAGCTCCACCAGAATTCTTATCAAAATTGATATATTTGGTATGGAACCACCATGAAGAAATAAAACACATTGATACAGTTAGAGCCTACACATTCGGGGGTTATTACTTTGTGGAGGTAGACATAGTGTTGCCACAAGATATGATTCTCATCGAGGCACATAATATTGGTGAAATGTTACAAGAAAAACTAGAGCAATTGGCGGAAGTTGAACGAGCTTTTGTTCATATCGATTTTGAATTCACTCACGCACCTGAACATAAGGGAAAggcttga